The sequence GCGTATGGATTAGCCAGGAAGCCCCGCGCGTCCACGGCGCCAGCGTTGGTTGACAGCGGTGACCATTTAGGGATGGTGCCGGCCGCGTTACCGGCCATTTCCGCGCCCATCGGGGTCAGGGTCGTGCCCAGCTTTGACGCTTCATCCGCCGATACGGCCGCCATGACGTTGGAGGCCATGATCGACAGCCCAAGCACACCTACGTGCAACAGACTTTTAGTTATTTTCATATTCTGGTCTTCCTGAAATGCATGTGCTTAGAAGTTCACGCCGACACTAAGGGCTACGAAATCGCGGTCATCCACTGTGCTGAATTTGCCACCAAAGAAGTTGGTGTAGTTCAGGCTGGCGGTGTAGGTGTTCTGGTATTCGGCATCCACACCCAGGCTGACTGCCTTGCGGCCTTCTTCGAAGTTACCGCCAGGGCCTGGCGAGTAACCTTTCACGTCATGGGACCAAGCCACGTTGGGCTTGAGGTTGACGCCGGCAAACACATCCGGGTATTCCCAGATCGCCCTGGCGCGATAGCCCCAGGAGGTCGCGGTGGTGTAACCGTCGTTGTTGCAGTTGGTGTTCAGGCCTGCGGCATTGGGCAGGCCGGCGCCGTTGGCCGTCGAGTTATTGAGGGCGGCACAGAATCCACCCGGCAGAGTGCCAGGGCCAAAGACCGGGTCGCGGCCATAACGCGCCTCGTTTTTGCTTTCCAGTCCGCCGACGTGAGTAATACCAATTTCACCGACCGTGGTCAGGCGGCTGGCGCCCATGACCTGATCGAAGAAGTGTGTAAACGTCGTCTGGAACTGAGTGATTTCCTTGCGGTTGTAACCATGCAGATCCTGGCCCGGAGAGCCTTTCAATACCGAAGCGTTGCCATAACCCGGAATTGGCGTGACGCCCGCGTAGAGGATGTCGGTGGTACTCAGTTGTACCGGCGCGTTTGGCCGATAGCTCAACTCACCACTCCAGGCGGTGCCGGTAGGCAGCGTGGTGGAGAAGCTCAAACCGTACAGGCGGATATCTTCCGGGTACTCGACGAAGTAATTGGAGCTGCCTGCCACAATCAACGGTCGCAGTGCAGCCAAAGGCCCCAGAGGCCGGGTGTAAGCCGAGCTAGGTGCGCCTTGGGCACTGAAGATCGGTGCACGGCTGTGGTAGTTCATGAAGTACGCGCCGAACTCGGTATCCAACGGTTCGAAGTTGTAGTGCATGGCCACACCGAACTGGCCGCTGTCCCGCGCATCACGGTCCGGGCCACGACGCACCAGAACCCCTTCGTCGTTCACATTCACACCCAGGGCATTGAGGGTCGGCATTGCAGCACCCGGAATGGTGGAGCGCTTGTTCAAGACCCGCAGGTTGTTGCTGCAGCCATCGGCAATAACGTCAGGCTGGGAGAAGAACGTACCGCAGTTATCCACTACGGTCTGGTCCCACTCCAACTGGTAGAACGCTTCTGCCGACAAGTTATCGGTCAGGGTCTGCGACACATAGAACATGTTGACCGGAATCAAGCCTTCCTTGATTTCAGCCCCCGGACGACGGAACGCGGACACATCGATCGGGTTGATGGAGTTGATGCCGCCGCCGATGAAGGTACTTTCACCCCAGCTCACGACTTGCTTACCGAACCGCACGTTACCCGGCTGATCGGCAATGGAATAGTTGTGGTAAACGAAGGCATCGAGAATCTGCCCGCCGGAGGACTTGGCGCCCTCTTTGCGGTTGCTGTTGCTGACGTTCTTGAATTCCAGGTCTTCGTCTTGCAACTTGAAGTCATACCAGTACTTGCCACGCACAAACACACCGGTATCGCCATACTTCAGTTCAAGATCGTGAATGCCTTTGAAGATCTTTGAAAAGGTCTGCCCGGCCTTGAAGTTCAAATGGCCGTCGTCGGAAGTCTGCGACAACCCTTTGCCGCCGTTGTTGGCACCGATCAGGTCCTTGTTGGGATTCTGAGTTGACCAACTGGCTCCCAGCGACAGGGACGAATCGAAGCTGCCTTCGATTTCACCAATGTTAAAACTGACGCCGAATGCCGGCCCGGCGAGCGTAGAAGCAAGACCGACGGCCAGGGGCAGTTTCGCCCGGCGCCAGAACTGGTTTACTGAGGTCATCGACGCTACTCCATGTGCATTATTGTTATGGCAGTGAGCTTCTTCCTGGACGCTTGTAACGGCGGGAATACAACGATTCCAATGCCGGGCGACAACCGAACCTGCGCAGGTCCGCCGCACCGCATCCGTGAAAACTCTGGGATGGACTATAGCCAGCGGGGGGTACCGCTTGATCCCTCTAAAGTGTGATTTGCATCACCAACCCGTCTGCCACAGTCGTTTCGCCATACCAGCGAGCGCCGGCGCGGCAAGGATGGCTGAAAATTTCGAATAAACAAGTTGAAGGCTTGTGTTAGAGCGTCGCCGTGCCCGCGAAGGCACGGCGAAATACCTCAGAGGGTAGAAAGGAAGGTGCTGTTGTTGGCCTGCCATTCAATGATGTCGACACGGATACGTTTTTTGTCGAGTTTTCCGACACTGGTCTTGGGAATTTCAGTAACAACGGCAATCTGGCTCGGAATCGCCCACTTGCTTAGATGGCCCAGTTCGACAAAAGGCTTGAGGTGCTCCTTGAGTTCCTTGGCCCCTATCACATGGCCATCACGCACCACCAGCAAGGCAAACGGGCGCTCGCCCCACTGCGGGTCGGCAATCCCCACCACCGCTACTTCGCGTACCGCCGGGTGACGGCTGACCAGGTCTTCAAGGGCCAGGGAAGAGATCCACTCGCCGCCCGTCTTGATCACATCCTTGATGCGGTCACGAATATCGATTACGCCAAAGGCATCGAGCGTCGCCACATCACCCGTGTGCATCCAGCCACCGGCCCACAGCTCGGCACCCTTTTGCGGTTCGTTGAAATAACCTTCGCTGAGCCATGGAGCACGCAGCACCAGCTCGCCCTGGGACTCACCGTCGGCGGGCAGGAAATTACCGTCAGCATCGATGATTGCCGCTTCCACCAACGGCCCGGGCACGCCGGCCTTGATGCGGTAGGTAGTGCGCTCGTCTTCGCTGCCGGCCATCAACTCTTCGTTGAGGTGAGCACAGGACACCAACGGGCCGGTCTCGGACATGCCGTAGGCGGCGGTCAGTTGAATACCCCGCGCCTTGGACGCCTCGTACAACGAACGATTGAGCGCGCTGCCGCCAATGACGATTTTCCAGCCACCGAAATCGACACCCTGGCCAGCCTTGGCGTTGAGCACCATTTGCAGGATGGTCGGCACGCAATGGGAGAACGTGACCTTCTCCTTGCGCCACAACTCCACCAGGTATTCAGGATCGTAGCGGCCGGGGTAGACCTGTTTCAGACCAAGCATCGTGGCCACATACGGCAAGCCCCAGGCATGCACGTGGAACATCGGCGTGATGGGCATGTAGACGTCGTTGGTGCCCAGCAGGCGCACGCTGTCGACACTGCCCATGATGGTCGCCACGCCCATGGTGTGCAGCACCAGTTGACGATGGGTGAAGTACACACCCTTGGGGTTGCCGGTGGTGCCGGTGGTGTAGAAGGTGGTGGCCACCGAATGTTCGTCAAAATCCTGGAAATCGTACTTGGGACTGGCCGCCGCCAGCAGGCTTTCGTATTCGCCCACCAGGTTTGGCAGCTCGGCGGTTTTTTCCTCACCGTCGGTCAGCAGCAGGGTTTTGTCGACGGTGGTCAGGTGCCCGGCGATGGCTTGATACAGCCCCACGAACTCGCTGTTGACCAGCACGAAGCGGTCCTCAGCGTGGTTCATGGTGTAGAGAATCTGTTCCGGCGACAGGCGCACGTTGATGGTGTGGATCACCGCGCCGATCATCGGGATGGCGAACATGCATTCCAGGTAGCGGTGACTGTCCCAGTCCATCACCGCGACGGTGTCACCGGCCTTGACGCCGGCAGCCGTCAGCACGTTGGCCAGGCGGGCCACACGTTCGATCAGGGTTGGGTAGGTGTAACGCAGTTTGTCGCGGTAAACGATTTCCCGGGTCTTCTCGTAGCGGGTACCGGACATCAACAGGCGTTTGATCAACAACGGGTACTGGTAGGCGCCTTCGGCGGGCGGGATAACACGAGTCTGCAACATACTAATCCCTTATCTGACTGCACGGTCTGGCTGAAAGACTTGCACTGTAGAGCCCTTGCGCGCCATCCAAATCAGCCAAAGGAATGATTTGCAGACTCCGATGAATGCTAGCTTTGCGCCAGCATTCCGGTTATTTCATGCTGGTAAATGCCAGCTTTACACCGATCGCAATCAGCACCGCACCCATTCCCCGATCGAACCAATGTCCCATCCGCGCAAACCCTGCCCGCACCCGCTGCTGGCTGAACAACATCGCCACCAGGCAGAACCAAAGAGCCGTAGCCACCGCCAGATAAACCCCATAACCCGCCTGGACCGCCAGCGGCGTGTGGGGATTGATCACCACCGTAAACAGCGACAGGAAAAACAGCGTGGCCTTGGGGTTCAACCCATTAGTAACAAACCCCGAAGTGAAAGCCCCTCGCGCAGTGCGCTCACCCGCTTCACGGTGCAAATCTTCCTCATTGGAAGGCTTGGCCGGCTGAGCACGCAACGCCTTGAAACCGATGTACAACAGGTAAGCCGCCGCCGCCCACTTCAACGCGTTGAACAACACGATGGACTGGGAAACGATCAGGCCGATACCGAGCAACGAGTAGCCCACATGCAGGAAAATCGCCGAACCGACGCCCAACGCTGTCCAGGTCCCGGCGCGGCGGCCATGGGTCACACTCTCACGTACCACCACGGCGAAATCCGGCCCCGGGCTGGCCACCGCCAGCAAGTGAATCAAGGCCACGGTCAAGAACTCAGTGAGGTACATGCACACTCCAGGAAGTAACTGATTATTTCATCTGATAGGCTCGGCAGATTACGCCTTCGAACCCCGCCGAAAAAGGTACAGTTGATGACGAACAATCGCCGCGCCGTCTTCCTCGATCACCCCTCCCTTGACCTGGGAGACCTCGACCTGAGCGGGTTGCGGGAGCATTTCAGCGACTTGCAACTGTGGGAGCAGACCACCCCACAGAACGTGGTCGAACGCTTGCAAGGCGCCCAAGTGGCAATCAGTAACAAGATCCTGCTCAACGCCGAAACCCTGGTGGCCTGCCCCGAGTTGAAACTGATCCTGATCGCCGCCACCGGCACCAACAACGTCGACCTCGCCGCCGCCCGCGCCCAGGGCATTACTGTGAGCAATTGCCAGGGTTACGGCACACCGTCGGTGGCCCAGCACACCCTCATGCTGCTGCTCAATCTGGCGACGCGCTTGAAGGACTATCAACGGGATGTTGATGCCGGGCTCTGGCAGCAGGCCAAGCAGTTCTGCCTGCTGGACTACCCCATCGTCGAACTGGAAGGCAAAACCCTAGGCTTGCTGGGCCATGGCGAACTGGGTGGCGCCGTCGCACGCCTGGCCGAAGCCTTTGGTATGCGCGTTGTGCTGGGGGCGATACCAGGACGCCCGGCCCGCGCCGATCGAGTGCCGTTGAATGAACTGCTGCCGCAGATTGACGCCCTGAGCCTGCACTGCCCGCTCAACGAACACACTCGTCATTTCATCGGTGCCCGTGAGTTGGCATCGCTCAAGCCTGGTGCGTTTGTGGTCAACACTGCCCGCGGCGGTCTGATCGACGAACAGGCCCTGGCCGACGCCTTGCGCAGCGGTCACTTGGGTGGCGCGGCCACCGACGTGTTGAGCGTTGAACCACCGACCGCCGGCAACCCGTTGCT is a genomic window of Pseudomonas sp. ADAK18 containing:
- a CDS encoding LysE family translocator, with the translated sequence MYLTEFLTVALIHLLAVASPGPDFAVVVRESVTHGRRAGTWTALGVGSAIFLHVGYSLLGIGLIVSQSIVLFNALKWAAAAYLLYIGFKALRAQPAKPSNEEDLHREAGERTARGAFTSGFVTNGLNPKATLFFLSLFTVVINPHTPLAVQAGYGVYLAVATALWFCLVAMLFSQQRVRAGFARMGHWFDRGMGAVLIAIGVKLAFTSMK
- a CDS encoding DUF1302 domain-containing protein gives rise to the protein MTSVNQFWRRAKLPLAVGLASTLAGPAFGVSFNIGEIEGSFDSSLSLGASWSTQNPNKDLIGANNGGKGLSQTSDDGHLNFKAGQTFSKIFKGIHDLELKYGDTGVFVRGKYWYDFKLQDEDLEFKNVSNSNRKEGAKSSGGQILDAFVYHNYSIADQPGNVRFGKQVVSWGESTFIGGGINSINPIDVSAFRRPGAEIKEGLIPVNMFYVSQTLTDNLSAEAFYQLEWDQTVVDNCGTFFSQPDVIADGCSNNLRVLNKRSTIPGAAMPTLNALGVNVNDEGVLVRRGPDRDARDSGQFGVAMHYNFEPLDTEFGAYFMNYHSRAPIFSAQGAPSSAYTRPLGPLAALRPLIVAGSSNYFVEYPEDIRLYGLSFSTTLPTGTAWSGELSYRPNAPVQLSTTDILYAGVTPIPGYGNASVLKGSPGQDLHGYNRKEITQFQTTFTHFFDQVMGASRLTTVGEIGITHVGGLESKNEARYGRDPVFGPGTLPGGFCAALNNSTANGAGLPNAAGLNTNCNNDGYTTATSWGYRARAIWEYPDVFAGVNLKPNVAWSHDVKGYSPGPGGNFEEGRKAVSLGVDAEYQNTYTASLNYTNFFGGKFSTVDDRDFVALSVGVNF
- a CDS encoding fatty acid--CoA ligase, encoding MLQTRVIPPAEGAYQYPLLIKRLLMSGTRYEKTREIVYRDKLRYTYPTLIERVARLANVLTAAGVKAGDTVAVMDWDSHRYLECMFAIPMIGAVIHTINVRLSPEQILYTMNHAEDRFVLVNSEFVGLYQAIAGHLTTVDKTLLLTDGEEKTAELPNLVGEYESLLAAASPKYDFQDFDEHSVATTFYTTGTTGNPKGVYFTHRQLVLHTMGVATIMGSVDSVRLLGTNDVYMPITPMFHVHAWGLPYVATMLGLKQVYPGRYDPEYLVELWRKEKVTFSHCVPTILQMVLNAKAGQGVDFGGWKIVIGGSALNRSLYEASKARGIQLTAAYGMSETGPLVSCAHLNEELMAGSEDERTTYRIKAGVPGPLVEAAIIDADGNFLPADGESQGELVLRAPWLSEGYFNEPQKGAELWAGGWMHTGDVATLDAFGVIDIRDRIKDVIKTGGEWISSLALEDLVSRHPAVREVAVVGIADPQWGERPFALLVVRDGHVIGAKELKEHLKPFVELGHLSKWAIPSQIAVVTEIPKTSVGKLDKKRIRVDIIEWQANNSTFLSTL
- a CDS encoding 2-hydroxyacid dehydrogenase, producing MTNNRRAVFLDHPSLDLGDLDLSGLREHFSDLQLWEQTTPQNVVERLQGAQVAISNKILLNAETLVACPELKLILIAATGTNNVDLAAARAQGITVSNCQGYGTPSVAQHTLMLLLNLATRLKDYQRDVDAGLWQQAKQFCLLDYPIVELEGKTLGLLGHGELGGAVARLAEAFGMRVVLGAIPGRPARADRVPLNELLPQIDALSLHCPLNEHTRHFIGARELASLKPGAFVVNTARGGLIDEQALADALRSGHLGGAATDVLSVEPPTAGNPLLAADIPRLIVTPHIAWASREARQRIVGQLTENARGFFSGAPQRVVS